From Spirosoma aerolatum, one genomic window encodes:
- a CDS encoding efflux RND transporter permease subunit yields the protein MFDLFIKRPLLSAVISVLITLLGVLALLELPVTQFPDIVPPSVTVTAKYTGANAEVATKAVAMPLERAINGVPGMVYMNSVSGNDGSTIIQVFFKVGTDPDLAAMGVQNRVTTVLDELPEEVIKAGVSTEKEVNSMLLYLNIFSEDPTVDEKFIYNFADINVLAELKRIDGVGFVDIMGSREYSMRVWLRPDRMTAYSISPDEVITAIRQQNVEAAPGKAGESADRAPQMLQYVLRYSGKFFDPKQYENLVLRAEHDGQILRLKDVADIEFGSLDYDMLSKTDGRPSASIMIKQRPGSNAREVINNIKTRMAELKETSFSSGMTYNFAYDVSRFLDASIHEVIRTLIEAFILVFLVVFLFLQDWRSTLICALAVPVALIGSFAFMSSIGFSINLLTLFALVLAIGIVVDNAIVVVEAVHAKMSDDHLGPREATFAAMKEISGALVAITLVMSAVFIPVAFMSGPVGIFYRQFSLTLAIAIVISGVNAVTLTPALCALLLRSSHNHTPTGVLGRFFAWFNRGFEAMTGRYQRVLKRVASRGMITVGMLVLFAGGTWGISSILPAGFIPTEDQGMIYINVTTPVGATLKRTEAVLDKIQEIASKMDAVDNVSTLAGYSLMTDGVGASYGMGMINLKDWGSRKQSLEEVITELEAKTKRVQDASIQFFPPPTVPGFGNSSGFELRMLDRTGTGDLQKTKKVADAFVQSLKKRPEIGNAFTSFDPSFPQYLLQIDQDKAAQKGVSIDNAMSTLQTLLGSYYASNFIRFGQMYKVMVQASPEYRAKPEDVLNLRVKNSIGEMVPYSNFVRLERVYGPEQITRYNMYMSALLNGDAAPGYSSGDALRAVQEVADKELPRGYSFAWSGMSREEVLSGDQAIFIFMICLVFVYLLLVAQYESLFLPLSVLLSLPAGIFGSFLCLQLAGLQNNIYAQVSLVMLIGLLGKNAILIVEFANQRQREGLPILSAAIEGAVTRLRPILMTSLAFIAGLIPLCIASGAGALGNRSIGTAAAGGMAIGTVFGLILVPGLYVLFATIAQKFGTAQSTNERIKPTVKPTKTNSNGAVLQES from the coding sequence ATGTTTGATTTATTTATAAAACGCCCTCTACTGTCGGCGGTAATTTCGGTATTGATCACTTTGCTGGGCGTATTGGCTTTGCTAGAGCTGCCGGTTACGCAGTTCCCGGATATTGTGCCGCCTTCGGTTACTGTAACCGCCAAATACACTGGAGCCAATGCCGAGGTAGCTACCAAAGCGGTAGCCATGCCTCTTGAACGGGCGATCAACGGCGTGCCCGGCATGGTGTATATGAACTCTGTATCGGGAAATGACGGGAGTACCATTATTCAGGTCTTCTTCAAGGTAGGTACCGACCCTGATCTGGCGGCTATGGGTGTTCAGAACCGCGTCACGACTGTGCTGGATGAATTACCCGAAGAAGTTATCAAGGCCGGGGTTTCGACCGAAAAAGAGGTGAACAGTATGTTGCTGTACCTCAATATCTTCAGCGAAGATCCAACGGTCGATGAAAAGTTCATCTACAATTTTGCCGACATCAATGTACTGGCCGAACTGAAGCGGATAGACGGTGTTGGGTTTGTCGATATTATGGGCTCGCGGGAGTATTCGATGCGCGTATGGCTCCGACCCGACCGAATGACGGCCTACAGCATTTCGCCCGATGAGGTGATAACGGCCATTCGACAGCAAAACGTTGAGGCTGCACCGGGTAAAGCCGGTGAAAGTGCCGATCGGGCTCCGCAAATGCTCCAGTATGTACTGCGCTACAGCGGTAAGTTCTTCGATCCGAAACAATACGAAAATCTCGTTTTGCGGGCCGAACATGACGGTCAGATTCTGCGGCTAAAAGATGTGGCTGACATCGAATTCGGTTCCTTGGATTACGACATGCTTTCGAAAACAGATGGTCGCCCGTCAGCTTCGATTATGATCAAGCAACGGCCAGGCTCGAATGCCCGTGAGGTGATCAACAACATCAAAACACGCATGGCTGAGTTAAAGGAAACAAGTTTTTCGTCGGGCATGACGTATAACTTTGCATACGACGTATCGCGGTTTCTGGATGCGTCGATTCATGAAGTAATCCGTACACTGATTGAGGCCTTTATATTGGTGTTTCTGGTTGTGTTCCTGTTTTTGCAGGACTGGCGGTCGACGCTGATCTGCGCGTTGGCCGTGCCGGTGGCTTTGATAGGATCGTTTGCGTTTATGAGCAGCATCGGGTTTTCCATCAATCTGCTTACGCTGTTTGCCTTGGTACTGGCTATCGGAATTGTGGTCGATAATGCCATTGTGGTGGTTGAGGCTGTCCATGCCAAAATGAGTGATGATCATTTGGGGCCGCGCGAGGCCACGTTTGCCGCCATGAAGGAAATTAGCGGGGCGTTGGTAGCCATTACACTGGTCATGTCGGCGGTTTTTATTCCAGTGGCCTTTATGTCGGGTCCAGTTGGTATTTTCTACCGGCAGTTTTCGTTGACGCTGGCTATTGCCATTGTGATTTCCGGCGTCAACGCTGTCACGCTGACGCCCGCTTTGTGCGCGTTGCTGCTTCGTTCATCGCATAACCATACCCCTACGGGTGTGCTGGGGCGCTTTTTTGCCTGGTTCAATCGTGGTTTTGAAGCGATGACCGGACGCTATCAACGCGTGCTGAAGCGGGTAGCCAGCCGAGGGATGATAACGGTGGGTATGCTGGTCCTGTTTGCTGGGGGAACCTGGGGGATAAGCTCGATTTTGCCAGCCGGCTTTATTCCCACCGAAGATCAGGGTATGATTTATATCAACGTAACCACACCCGTTGGCGCTACCCTTAAACGTACGGAAGCGGTGCTGGATAAAATCCAGGAGATAGCGTCAAAAATGGACGCTGTTGACAATGTATCGACGCTGGCGGGGTATAGCCTGATGACCGATGGGGTAGGGGCTTCGTATGGTATGGGTATGATTAACCTCAAAGACTGGGGGAGTCGCAAGCAGTCGCTCGAAGAAGTGATTACGGAGTTGGAAGCGAAAACAAAGCGGGTACAGGATGCTAGTATTCAGTTCTTTCCACCGCCAACCGTTCCTGGATTCGGTAATTCGAGCGGTTTTGAACTGCGAATGCTGGATCGGACGGGAACGGGCGATTTGCAAAAGACCAAAAAAGTAGCTGATGCTTTTGTTCAATCCTTAAAAAAGCGACCCGAAATCGGGAATGCCTTTACGAGTTTCGACCCTAGCTTTCCCCAATATCTGTTGCAGATCGATCAGGACAAAGCAGCCCAGAAAGGCGTTTCGATTGATAATGCCATGAGTACCCTCCAAACCCTGCTGGGTAGCTACTATGCGTCTAATTTCATTCGGTTTGGGCAGATGTATAAAGTAATGGTACAGGCCTCGCCCGAATACCGAGCCAAACCAGAGGATGTGCTGAACCTGCGGGTGAAGAACAGTATAGGCGAAATGGTGCCTTATTCTAATTTTGTTCGACTCGAACGGGTGTACGGTCCAGAACAGATTACGCGCTATAATATGTATATGTCGGCCCTGCTCAATGGCGATGCCGCACCGGGTTATAGTAGTGGCGATGCCTTGCGGGCGGTTCAGGAAGTAGCCGATAAGGAACTACCACGTGGCTACTCTTTCGCCTGGTCGGGTATGTCGCGCGAAGAAGTTTTGTCGGGCGATCAGGCCATTTTTATTTTCATGATCTGCCTGGTCTTTGTTTATCTGTTACTGGTAGCCCAGTATGAGAGCCTGTTCTTGCCTTTATCGGTTTTATTATCGCTTCCAGCGGGCATATTCGGGTCGTTTTTGTGCCTGCAACTAGCTGGTTTGCAGAATAATATCTATGCGCAGGTATCACTGGTGATGTTGATAGGGTTGCTGGGTAAAAACGCCATCCTGATTGTTGAATTTGCCAACCAACGACAACGGGAAGGGCTACCGATTCTTAGTGCAGCCATCGAGGGGGCCGTTACCCGACTTCGCCCGATTCTGATGACCTCTCTGGCGTTTATCGCCGGGCTAATTCCGCTTTGTATCGCATCGGGTGCTGGCGCATTGGGCAACCGCTCCATCGGGACCGCAGCCGCTGGCGGTATGGCTATCGGGACCGTATTCGGACTTATACTCGTACCCGGTCTGTACGTATTGTTTGCCACGATTGCCCAGAAATTTGGAACGGCACAATCAACGAATGAGAGGATCAAACCTACCGTCAAACCCACAAAAACGAATTCGAATGGGGCCGTTCTTCAAGAGTCATAA
- a CDS encoding efflux RND transporter periplasmic adaptor subunit: MTKGIQLTTLLMSIYLAGCAGQDSQTGQTEKLTLPVVQLARQSTTLQRDYVTTLEAVRNVEIRARVSGFLEKIYVDEGQSVHQGQLLFSLNAAEYKVGLDKAKASLKSAEASAKTAEVEVTRVKLLVDKKIVSPSELDLAKAKLDVAKAQIEEAQSALSTASLRLAHASIRAPFDGVINRIPFKIGSLIEEGALLTTVSDIREVFAYFDVSEKEYLGFLKKHRELTGKNGQEVEMMLADETPYPHKGRIETMESIFEEESGTIAFRARFPNPQKLLKHGSSGKIRLPNIVGDALLVPQKAVFEVQDKNFVYVVDKTNKVKSRSFVPQARVGLNYIVRSGLAPGERVVYEGIQNIRDGDQIIPEAVEADSSAAPNTLAQQ, from the coding sequence ATGACAAAGGGAATTCAATTAACCACCCTATTAATGAGTATATACCTGGCTGGCTGTGCAGGTCAGGACTCACAAACCGGGCAAACCGAAAAGCTAACGTTACCCGTTGTCCAACTAGCCCGGCAGTCGACCACGCTCCAGCGGGATTATGTAACCACCCTCGAAGCTGTTCGAAATGTCGAAATACGCGCCAGGGTATCAGGTTTTCTTGAAAAAATCTATGTGGATGAGGGCCAATCGGTTCATCAGGGGCAGTTGCTGTTTAGTCTAAATGCTGCCGAATATAAAGTTGGCCTGGATAAAGCAAAGGCCTCGCTGAAAAGTGCGGAAGCCAGTGCCAAAACGGCCGAAGTAGAAGTGACTCGGGTTAAGCTATTGGTTGATAAAAAAATCGTTTCGCCTTCTGAGCTGGATCTGGCCAAAGCCAAACTCGACGTAGCAAAGGCGCAGATTGAAGAGGCCCAGTCGGCCCTGTCGACAGCCTCCTTGCGGTTAGCTCATGCCAGCATACGGGCTCCCTTCGATGGGGTAATCAACCGCATTCCGTTCAAAATAGGTAGTCTGATCGAGGAAGGGGCTCTGCTGACCACCGTTTCTGACATCCGGGAAGTGTTTGCCTATTTTGATGTATCGGAAAAAGAATACCTGGGCTTTCTGAAAAAGCACCGTGAACTGACTGGGAAAAATGGACAGGAGGTCGAGATGATGCTGGCCGATGAAACCCCATACCCACATAAGGGGCGAATTGAGACCATGGAAAGCATTTTCGAAGAAGAATCGGGAACCATTGCGTTCCGGGCCCGATTTCCTAATCCGCAAAAGCTGCTCAAGCATGGATCGTCCGGCAAAATCCGACTCCCCAATATTGTCGGAGACGCCTTGTTAGTACCACAAAAAGCCGTATTCGAAGTGCAGGATAAGAACTTCGTGTATGTGGTGGATAAAACAAATAAAGTGAAATCAAGGAGTTTCGTGCCCCAGGCACGGGTCGGATTGAACTACATCGTTCGATCTGGTCTGGCACCCGGAGAACGTGTTGTGTATGAGGGGATTCAGAATATTCGCGATGGTGATCAGATCATCCCGGAAGCTGTAGAAGCCGATAGCTCAGCAGCCCCAAACACACTTGCTCAACAATGA
- a CDS encoding GNAT family N-acetyltransferase yields the protein MLFLPITSHHAYLIPIQTWYEEAFPIDERRDFAELTALLAYPDMHLCALVNDSSLVGFMLYWQWDEAIFVEHFAIDPHERGKQFGQQALAQLLELSFQYCLLEVERPDDETGYRRIRFYERQGFTLNPFDYIQPPYQPDKAPVPMRLMSIPAIPDSATYERLSQLIKERVYERFYDAN from the coding sequence ATGCTCTTTTTACCTATTACGTCCCATCATGCCTACCTCATTCCAATCCAGACCTGGTATGAAGAAGCCTTTCCCATCGACGAACGACGCGATTTTGCCGAATTAACTGCCCTTCTCGCCTACCCAGATATGCATCTGTGCGCCCTGGTCAATGACAGTAGCTTAGTTGGGTTTATGCTCTATTGGCAATGGGATGAGGCTATTTTTGTGGAGCATTTTGCCATTGATCCTCATGAGCGCGGCAAACAGTTTGGGCAACAGGCGCTGGCTCAGTTGCTCGAACTGTCTTTTCAATATTGTCTGCTGGAAGTAGAACGCCCTGATGATGAAACAGGGTACAGACGCATTCGATTTTACGAACGGCAAGGGTTTACGTTGAATCCTTTCGACTATATTCAACCCCCTTATCAACCCGACAAAGCTCCAGTCCCCATGCGGCTAATGTCCATTCCAGCCATTCCAGATTCGGCAACATACGAGCGGCTTAGCCAACTAATAAAAGAGCGGGTTTATGAACGATTTTATGACGCTAACTGA
- a CDS encoding alpha-hydroxy acid oxidase produces the protein MNNLASDPNLPSDHQSSTFSMSTDFPISEIVDLSGMVNLFDFEKKAEEKMSRLAYEYVASGAADELTLRWNRQAFDTLKLNPTGLPHIVQPDTRIMLFGQELAYPILIAPTAYHRIMHPEGELATARGAAMAAATYVVSSFTTTPLEAIAEVATQPLWFQLYVRDDREFTKDLVQKAEALGCQALCVTVDTPVGGVRNREQRINFGLPPGIQAPYMLAPGPQKNPLTWNDITWLASVVNIPVVAKGILNAEDAERAIEAGVAGIVVSNHGGRNLDTVPATIEVLPSVTERVAGRVPIMLDGGIRRGTDVLKAIALGASAVLVGKPVCYGLACGGADGVAKVMSVLREELEMAMILTGRGTIAQIDRSVLWNW, from the coding sequence ATGAATAACCTGGCAAGTGACCCGAATCTGCCTTCTGATCATCAGTCCTCAACATTCAGTATGTCCACTGATTTCCCGATTAGTGAAATCGTTGATTTGTCGGGTATGGTCAATCTCTTCGATTTTGAAAAAAAAGCTGAAGAGAAAATGAGCCGGTTGGCGTATGAATATGTAGCTAGTGGCGCTGCTGATGAATTAACGCTTCGCTGGAATCGACAAGCGTTTGATACCCTTAAGCTCAATCCGACGGGACTGCCCCACATTGTTCAGCCCGATACTCGGATCATGTTATTTGGACAAGAACTCGCTTATCCTATTCTGATAGCGCCTACGGCTTACCACCGGATTATGCACCCCGAAGGCGAACTGGCTACTGCACGGGGGGCTGCTATGGCGGCTGCTACGTATGTTGTTAGTTCGTTTACAACCACTCCACTTGAAGCCATTGCTGAAGTGGCTACACAGCCTTTATGGTTTCAACTGTATGTTCGTGACGATCGGGAGTTTACGAAAGATCTTGTACAAAAAGCCGAAGCTTTGGGGTGCCAGGCACTTTGTGTGACGGTAGATACTCCCGTTGGTGGAGTCCGTAATCGTGAGCAACGAATCAACTTTGGTTTACCGCCTGGTATTCAGGCACCCTATATGCTTGCGCCGGGCCCGCAGAAAAACCCCCTGACCTGGAACGATATTACCTGGTTGGCATCGGTGGTGAACATTCCGGTGGTAGCGAAAGGAATCTTAAATGCAGAGGATGCCGAACGGGCCATTGAGGCCGGGGTTGCGGGTATTGTGGTGTCGAATCATGGTGGCCGGAATCTGGATACGGTGCCCGCTACGATCGAAGTACTGCCCTCGGTTACTGAGCGCGTTGCCGGACGAGTTCCCATCATGCTCGATGGAGGCATACGCAGAGGAACCGATGTTCTCAAAGCCATTGCCCTGGGAGCAAGTGCTGTACTGGTAGGGAAACCCGTTTGTTATGGTTTAGCCTGTGGCGGGGCAGATGGCGTCGCCAAAGTGATGTCAGTTCTAAGGGAAGAACTGGAAATGGCTATGATTCTGACAGGAAGAGGGACTATTGCCCAAATTGATCGCTCGGTCTTGTGGAATTGGTAA